A stretch of the Vibrio gazogenes genome encodes the following:
- a CDS encoding HEPN domain-containing protein, whose product MKTSLDHLPESKQQELQNISTILRDTLDDYLQGKTASKSEFRILKIILFGSHAKGSWVNDPVNGYISDYDILVIVNKAALVEEDVVWQRAKEQIDRKVTSAPLGLIVHDLQEVNERLQQGHYFFKDIREEGIELFAATPKPLAEPGDLTEAEKQGIARKHYEQWFESAEQLFVFFQDGMKRQWLKQSAFLLHQSTERFFACTLLTCTNYLPKSHNIEKLGKLCAQIDAEFATIFPLDNKFHRRCFRRLQRAYIEARYSEHYEITVEELTYLEGEVQKLKGLVERVCLKRIIN is encoded by the coding sequence ATGAAAACATCTCTCGACCATTTGCCCGAATCCAAACAGCAAGAGCTTCAGAACATTTCAACCATTCTGCGCGATACGCTGGACGACTATCTTCAGGGTAAAACAGCGAGTAAAAGCGAGTTTCGCATCCTAAAAATCATCCTGTTCGGCAGCCATGCCAAAGGCAGTTGGGTCAACGATCCGGTCAATGGTTATATCAGCGATTACGATATTCTGGTGATTGTGAACAAAGCCGCTCTGGTTGAGGAAGATGTGGTCTGGCAACGCGCCAAAGAGCAGATCGACCGTAAAGTCACTTCCGCACCGCTGGGATTGATCGTCCATGATTTGCAGGAAGTGAACGAACGGCTACAGCAAGGGCATTATTTCTTCAAAGATATCCGCGAAGAAGGGATTGAGCTGTTTGCCGCCACACCCAAACCATTGGCAGAGCCGGGGGACTTAACCGAAGCAGAAAAGCAGGGAATTGCCCGTAAGCATTATGAACAGTGGTTTGAAAGTGCAGAACAGCTCTTTGTATTCTTTCAAGATGGAATGAAGAGGCAATGGTTGAAGCAATCAGCTTTTCTCCTACATCAATCGACGGAACGTTTTTTCGCCTGTACCCTACTCACCTGCACCAATTATTTACCTAAATCCCACAATATCGAAAAACTGGGGAAACTATGTGCCCAAATCGATGCTGAATTTGCAACCATTTTCCCGCTCGACAACAAATTCCACCGCCGCTGCTTCCGCCGCCTGCAACGCGCCTATATCGAAGCCCGCTATTCGGAACATTATGAGATTACCGTGGAAGAACTGACTTATTTGGAGGGTGAGGTGCAAAAGCTGAAAGGATTGGTGGAGCGGGTTTGTTTAAAACGAATAATTAACTAA
- a CDS encoding RNA 2'-phosphotransferase: MTSQNQLKHISKFLSLVLRHKPETIGLTLDPHGWANIDELIHKASTSNEIENIDRDLIQEVVDTNDKKRFIMSEDGQHIRANQGHSIRVDLQLQPSVPPEFLYHGTATRFLDSIIEQGLKPQQRQHVHLSTDKETAVTVGQRYGKPVILEIKAQLMHEQGFEFNVSENGVWLTSYVPSKFINYTSS, translated from the coding sequence ATGACTTCCCAAAATCAACTTAAACATATCAGTAAATTTTTAAGCCTTGTACTACGTCATAAACCAGAAACGATTGGTCTAACACTTGACCCTCATGGCTGGGCTAATATTGACGAGCTGATTCATAAAGCTTCTACTTCGAACGAAATAGAGAATATTGATAGGGACTTAATTCAAGAAGTTGTAGATACCAATGATAAAAAACGTTTCATTATGTCTGAAGATGGTCAACATATTCGAGCCAACCAAGGACATTCAATTCGTGTCGATTTACAACTACAACCTTCTGTCCCACCAGAATTTTTATACCACGGTACAGCGACTCGATTTTTAGACAGTATTATCGAGCAAGGATTAAAACCACAGCAACGCCAGCATGTTCATTTATCTACAGATAAAGAGACAGCTGTCACTGTTGGCCAGCGGTACGGTAAACCTGTTATTTTAGAAATTAAAGCCCAACTCATGCATGAGCAGGGCTTTGAATTCAATGTTTCCGAAAATGGTGTTTGGTTAACGAGTTATGTGCCATCGAAGTTTATAAACTACACATCATCATAA